A single window of Ovis canadensis isolate MfBH-ARS-UI-01 breed Bighorn chromosome 15, ARS-UI_OviCan_v2, whole genome shotgun sequence DNA harbors:
- the LOC138420187 gene encoding 2-acylglycerol O-acyltransferase 2-like encodes MVEFTPLCVPWERRLQTLVVLQWVGCWVSMALLCHVVFIGLLFTRFWIISILYAVWWYLDRAKPWQGSRHIDVLRRWAVWKHMKDYFPISLVKTAELDPSRNYLTGYHPHGIAAVRAFTNLCTDGTGFPSLFPGICSHLMMLNLWFWAPVFRDYIIIGGMVAADKESVSHILSREGVGNLLAIIVGGVQEALDARSGGYKLELLNRKGFIRLALMHGAALVPIFSFGENDIYEQVENSPGTWLRWFQDGLQKVTGGSMPLFYGRGVFQYSFGLMPYHRPVTTVVEKPIEVQKTPHPSQEEVDRLHQRYMKELENLFEAHKLKYNIPRDQHLEFY; translated from the exons ATGGTGGAGTTCACACCCTTGTGTGTGCCATGGGAACGCAGGCTGCAGACATTGGTGGTCCTGCAGTGGGTCGGCTGTTGGGTGTCCATGG CCCTTCTCTGCCACGTGGTCTTCATAGGCCTCCTGTTCACAAGATTCTGGATCATCAGTATCCTGTATGCAGTCTGGTGGTACCTGGATCGAGCCAAGCCTTGGCAGGGGAGCAGGCACATTGATGTACTAAGGCGCTGGGCTGTATGGAAGCACATGAAGGACTATTTCCCCATCTCG CTGGTCAAGACTGCCGAGTTGGACCCCTCCCGGAACTACCTCACTGGCTACCACCCTCATGGAATTGCAGCTGTTAGAGCTTTTACCAACCTATGCACGGATGGGACTGGTTTTCCCTCACTGTTCCCTGGGATCTGCTCACATCTGATGATGCTGAACTTGTGGTTCTGGGCCCCTGTCTTCAGGGATTATATCATAATAGGCG gGATGGTTGCTGCAGACAAGGAGAGTGTTTCTCACATTCTGAGCAGGGAAGGAGTTGGCAACCTGCTGGCCATCATTGTTGGGGGTGTCCAGGAGGCACTGGATGCCAGGTCTGGAGGCTACAAGCTGGAGCTGCTGAACCGCAAGGGCTTCATCAGGCTTGCCCTGATGCATGG GGCAGCTCTGGTGCCGATCTTCTCCTTTGGGGAGAATGACATCTATGAGCAGGTTGAGAACTCTCCTGGCACCTGGTTGCGCTGGTTCCAGGACGGACTTCAGAAGGTCACAGGAGGCTCCATGCCACTCTTCTATGGCCGTGGAGTCTTCCAATACAGCTTTGGTCTTATGCCCTACCACCGGCCCGTCACCACTGTGG TGGAGAAGCCCATCGAGGTGCAGAAGACACCTCATCCCTCCCAGGAGGAGGTGGACAGGCTGCACCAGCGCTACATGAAGGAGCTGGAAAACCTCTTCGAAGCCCACAAGCTCAAGTACAACATCCCCAGAGACCAACACTTGGAGTTCTACTGA